The following proteins are encoded in a genomic region of Alnus glutinosa chromosome 8, dhAlnGlut1.1, whole genome shotgun sequence:
- the LOC133875983 gene encoding uncharacterized protein LOC133875983: MAEERRENIMSVELAIQREQAYRRKVSMLQLNLNNDMNDLLPLEVPTSHPSPSPSLTPADGPSSSPSPVLSTSLLGTKQKELTTYLRYLPPQQPQPFHGNVILGNETDNLFCEMCQVLCSGAFNLRQHLEGRKHKGKIEELEHIRKYRGEKANQHLQGARHREKLQELESGKDGGKVLNQPKWCKLCKLWCPSKHNFKQHLEGQKHALRLQAFQQEKRAE, encoded by the exons ATGgcagaagagagaagagagaatatTATGTCAGTAGAGCTAGCAATCCAAAGAGAGCAAGCATACAGGAGGAAAGTATCTATGTTGCAGTTGAATTTAAATAATGATATGAATGATCTTTTGCCTTTGGAG GTGCCAACTTCACATCCAAGTCCTAGCCCCAGTCTAACACCGGCAGATGGGCCAAGTTCAAGTCCAAGTCCAGTTCTGAGCACAAGTCTTTTGGGGACAAAGCAAAAAGAGCTGACTACCTACCTCCGATACCTGCCACCTCAACAGCCCCAACCATTTCATGGTAATGTCATACTTGGAAATGAGACAGACAACTTATTTTGTGAGATGTGCCAAGTGCTGTGCTCAGGTGCGTTTAATCTCAGGCAGCACCTAGAAGGAAGAAAACACAAGGGAAAGATAGAAGAGTTGGAACATATCAGGAAATATAGAGGAGAGAAAGCAAACCAGCATTTGCAAGGAGCAAGGCACAGGGAGAAACTACAAGAGTTGGAATCTGGAAAAGATGGTGGAAAGGTCCTAAACCAGCCGAAGTGGTGTAAATTGTGTAAGCTTTGGTGTCCGAGTAAACATAATTTTAAGCAACATCTTGAAGGCCAAAAGCATGCCTTACGGCTACAGGCTTTTCAGCAGGAAAAGAGGGCCGAATAG
- the LOC133875230 gene encoding probable LRR receptor-like serine/threonine-protein kinase At1g74360 — MPDEETDSCPVVFIIFLILITGVLVSGDSLEADRDALLNLKSFLERNNPVNRGEYSQWNSHNSSSLCDDWQGIICSSNKTSRRVTSINLSNSQIAGKIFGNFSSLSELSYLDLSKNSLGGNIPEDLSRCQNLVHLNLSHNILEGELKLSGLRKLEKLDLSINRFRGEVQLSFPAICDNLVVVNISANNFTGGINGSFDDCLNLQYLDLSSNNFSGELWNGFARLLDFSVSVNFLTGPVLSSMFTENCSLEILDLSENGFIGRVPGEISKCRNLFILNLSGNNFTGKIPAEIGSISSLEALSLGSNNFSNVIPDSLLNLNNLTFLDLSKNKFGGDIQKIFGNFTQIKFLVLHGNSYSGGINSSGILKLPNVSRLDLSYNNFSGPLPVEVSEMPSLIFLILAYNQFSGNIPPEFGNLSRLQALDLSFNRLDGSIPPTLGKLSSLLWLMLANNSLTGEIPPELGKCTSCLWLNLANNQLSGKIPPELTNIGRNATATFESNIRQSTRIIAGSGECLAMRRWIPADYPHFSFVNTILTRKSCRSIWDRILQGYGLFQICVADSSVRTLQISGYVQLSGNRLSGEIPPDIGKMQNFSVLHLGINDFYGKLPPQIGQIPLVVINISRNNFSGEIPKEIGDIKCLQNLDLSWNNFSDTFPASLSKLAELTKFNISYNRFISGRIPETGQFITFDKDSYLGDPLLKLPRFIDNSSGEPPKSVDRKPKRPTKLAAFLAFLGVILAFLICGVLSVLICPLIKSPSESPGYLFQEIKSPYDFASSSSCSSPWLSDTVKVIRLDKTAFTHADILKATGNFSEERIIGKGGFGTVYRGVLPDGREVAVKRLQREGVEGEKEFRAEMEVLSGNGFGWPHPNLVTLYGWCLDGSQKILVYEYMEGGSLEDLVSDRMKLTWRRRIDVAIDVARALLFLHHECFPAIVHRDVKASNVLLDKDKKARVTDFGLARVVDAGDSHVSTVVAGTVGYVAPEYGQTWHATTKGDVYSFGVLAMELATGRRAVDGGEECLVEWGRRVMGNGQHGVSRSTIPVVLLGSGLAEGEEEMSDLLRVGVKCTAESPRVRPNMKEVLAMLIMIASTRGDFNYGSFSPPP; from the exons ATGCCAGACGAGGAAACTGACTCATGCCCCGTtgtgttcatcattttcttaatCTTGATAACAG GAGTGCTTGTCTCTGGAGATTCTCTGGAAGCAGACAGAGATGCCCTGCTAAATCTGAAATCATTTCTCGAAAGAAACAATCCCGTAAACCGAGGAGAATACTCCCAATGGAACAGTCACAACTCGAGTAGCCTATGCGATGATTGGCAGGGAATAATATGCAGTTCCAACAAGACAAGTAGAAGGGTCACCAGCATCAACCTCTCGAACAGCCAAATCGCCGGCAAGATATTTGGAAACTTCTCATCGCTATCCGAGCTCTCATACCTCGACCTCTCCAAGAACTCTCTCGGTGGAAATATCCCGGAGGACTTGAGCCGGTGCCAGAATCTTGTGCATCTCAATCTGTCGCATAACATCCTTGAAGGCGAGCTGAAATTGTCTGGATTGAGGAAACTGGAGAAGCTTGATTTGTCTATTAACAGGTTTCGTGGGGAGGTACAGTTGAGCTTCCCGGCAATTTGTGACAACTTGGTTGTGGTGAATATATCGGCGAATAATTTCACGGGTGGGATCAATGGTAGCTTCGATGATTGCTTGAATTTGCAGTACTTGGATTTGAGCTCAAATAACTTCAGTGGGGAGTTGTGGAATGGTTTTGCAAGGCTGCTAGATTTTTCCGTCTCCGTTAACTTTCTCACAGGGCCTGTTTTGTCGTCCATGTTCACTGAAAACTGTAGCCTGGAAATTCTGGACCTGTCGGAAAATGGCTTCATTGGTAGGGTTCCGGGGGAAATATCTAAGTGTCGAAATCTGTTTATTTTGAATCTGTCGGGGAACAATTTTACAGGGAAAATACCAGCTGAGATTGGATCGATTTCGAGTCTTGAAGCTTTGTCCTTGGGGAGCAACAACTTTTCCAATGTGATCCCTGATTCGCTTCTGAATTTGAATAACTTAACCTTCTTGGATTTGAGCAAGAACAAATTTGGAGGAGATATACAAAAGATTTTCGGGAATTTCACGCAGATTAAGTTTCTTGTATTGCACGGGAATTCATATAGTGGTGGAATAAATTCGTCGGGGATTCTCAAGCTACCTAATGTTTCAAGGTTAGACCTGAGCTACAACAATTTTTCAGGTCCACTACCAGTTGAAGTCTCTGAAATGCCAAGTTTGATCTTCTTGATCCTTGCTTACAATCAATTTTCTGGAAATATACCGCCGGAATTTGGAAACTTGTCCCGCCTGCAAGCCCTTGACCTTTCTTTTAACAGGCTAGATGGATCAATACCGCCCACCCTTGGAAAATTGAGCTCACTCTTATGGTTGATGCTTGCGAACAATTCTCTAACGGGTGAAATTCCACCGGAGTTGGGGAAATGCACAAGCTGCTTGTGGTTAAACCTTGCCAACAACCAGCTCTCTGGGAAAATCCCACCTGAATTGACGAATATTGGTAGAAATGCCACAGCTACTTTTGAGTCTAATATCCGGCAAAGTACCCGGATTATTGCTGGCTCAGGGGAGTGTTTGGCGATGAGGAGGTGGATTCCAGCAGACTACCCTCACTTCAGTTTTGTGAATACCATCCTCACAAGGAAGAGTTGCAGAAGCATATGGGATCGGATACTTCAAGGATATGGTCTTTTCCAAATATGTGTAGCCGATTCATCAGTCCGGACCCTTCAAATCTCCGGTTATGTTCAACTAAGCGGGAATCGACTTTCCGGTGAGATCCCTCCAGATATTGGCAAGATGCAGAATTTCAGTGTGTTGCATTTGGGTATCAATGATTTCTATGGGAAACTCCCTCCTCAGATCGGACAGATCCCACTTGTAGTAATAAATATCTCCAGGAACAATTTCTCGGGCGAAATTCCTAAGGAAATCGGTGACATTAAATGCTTGCAGAATCTGGATTTGTCTTGGAACAACTTTTCTGACACGTTCCCGGCGAGCTTGAGCAAACTAGCTGAGCTGACCAAGTTCAATATCTCGTACAATCGATTTATCTCAGGCAGAATTCCAGAAACTGGGCAATTTATAACGTTTGACAAGGACTCATATCTCGGGGATCCCCTGTTGAAACTTCCAAGGTTCATTGACAACTCTTCAGGTGAACCCCCTAAGAGTGTGGATCGAAAGCCGAAAAGGCCTACAAAATTGGCTGCATTCTTGGCGTTCCTAGGTGTGATTCTAGCTTTCTTAATATGTGGGGTTTTGTCGGTCCTAATCTGCCCATTGATAAAAAGCCCATCAGAATCACCAGGATATCTTTTTCAGGAAATAAAAAGCCCGTATGATTTTGCATCAAGTTCTAGCTGTTCATCACCATGGTTGTCAGATACCGTTAAggtcatccgtctggacaaaaCAGCTTTCACACATGCCGACATTTTAAAAGCTACCGGCAACTTTTCGGAGGAGAGGATTATTGGGAAGGGGGGATTTGGCACAGTGTACAGAGGAGTATTGCCTGATGGGAGAGAAGTGGCTGTAAAAAGGCTTCAAAGAGAAGGAGTGGAGGGGGAAAAGGAATTCCGAGCAGAAATGGAGGTTCTGAGCGGAAATGGCTTTGGTTGGCCGCATCCAAACCTTGTAACGCTTTATGGGTGGTGTCTGGACGGCTCGCAGAAAATTCTGGTTTACGAATACATGGAAGGTGGAAGCTTGGAGGATCTTGTATCAGACCGGATGAAGCTGACATGGCGGCGGCGAATCGATGTGGCAATCGACGTAGCGCGTGCACTACTGTTTCTACACCATGAATGCTTCCCTGCCATCGTTCACCGGGATGTGAAGGCCAGCAATGTCCTGCTCGATAAGGACAAGAAAGCACGGGTCACAGACTTTGGTCTTGCCAGAGTTGTTGATGCAGGGGATAGCCATGTGAGCACAGTGGTGGCCGGGACAGTCGGTTATGTCGCGCCGGAGTACGGGCaaacatggcatgccactacaAAAGGCGACGTGTACAGTTTTGGGGTTCTGGCGATGGAGCTGGCAACAGGGCGGCGGGCGGTGGATGGAGGGGAGGAATGTCTTGTGGAATGGGGTAGACGGGTGATGGGAAATGGGCAACATGGAGTGAGCCGATCAACCATACCAGTTGTGCTTCTGGGGTCTGGGCTGGCGGAGGGGGAGGAGGAGATGAGTGATCTGCTTCGGGTTGGGGTGAAGTGCACGGCGGAGTCTCCGCGGGTCAGACCAAACATGAAGGAGGTGTTAGCTATGCTGATTATGATAGCCTCCACTAGGGGAGACTTCAATTATGGCTCCTTTTCTCCTCCCCCGTGA